Within the Streptomyces sp. YIM 121038 genome, the region CTCGTCCCCGCACAGGTCAGCGCGGGGACGAGTGAACAGCCCGCAACGAGTCGTCTCGACATCACCACGCCACTCGTACCTGTGCTGACCAGGCACGCGACGAGTGGTACGAGTCCCAGCACCTCGCAGCCACAGCGCCCTGCCCCGCTGCCGGCCTGCTCGCAGGTGCCCACCCACCGGAGGTCTCCCCTGCCCCCACACGAACCCACCACACCCAGATCCGCCGTGCCCAAGACCGGCGCCATCCGGTTCGGCATCGCCCTGCTCGGCACGATCGGCTTCGTCCTGTCCTATGACGCCCTGTGGCAGATGGCCGTGGCCGCCCATATCCGCCCGCTCTTCGCCATCGGCTTCCCCCTCGTCATCGACGGGTTCATCGCCATCGGCATCGGCACCCTGCTCCTGGTACGCACCGCGTCGAAGGCTGCCCGCCTGTACGTGTGGCTCCTCGTCAGCCTGGCGACCGCGCTGAGCATCTGGGCCAACGCGCTCCACGCCGTACGTCTCAACCAGCAGGCCCTGGGCGGCGGTCTGCAGCTCAACGACTGGACCGTAGCCGTGCTCTCCGCGCTCCCGCCGCTCGCGCTGGCCGGCGCGGTGCACTTCTACCAGATCATCCAGAGTGACCTCGCGCTGGCTGCCGATCGGGAAGACACCGACCCGGTAGCCAGCGGCGCCACCTCGGACGTTCAGCTGCCCACACACCTCAAGGTGGCGGGTGCCCCGCCAGAGGTGGCGGAAGACGCTTCCCATGTGGCGGATGCCTCCGCCGCTTCCCCTGCGTCCGACACAGAGGAGTCGGACACCGTCGATACCGAGCTGCTCGCCCTCGCCCGCCGTGCGCCGCGTGGACGCGGAGGCAAAGCCTCACGCCGCCACATCGAGGACGCGGTTCGGAGCACCGGCCGCACGATCGGCAAGGACGAGGCGGAACGCGTCAAGGACGCGCTCCAGGCCGAACTCGACGAAGCCGCAGCAGCCAAACCGAGCGAGACCGCGCCAGCGGCGATCGCCTCCTGACCACCGGCCGCTGCCAACCGCGTCCCGCACCTCTCGTCCCCGCGCACGTCAGCGCGGGGACGAGTCTCCCTTCGGTGACGAGTCGACCCGACATCACCGCACTCCCCGATCCACACCCCACCGAGTAGGCCCCCATGCCAGCACCACAGCACGAACTGCCCACCACGCAACAGGAGATGACCACGACCACAGCAACCACCACCGCGTCAGCAAGGTATCCCGCTGGACCGTCCACAGGCCGGTCCCACGGGGAAGCCTCCGCCCCTGGGGTGGCGGAGGTACTCGGGCACCAGGGGGTGCCCGAGAAGGAGGAGCAGCCCGCCGACGCCGACCCCGCCGTGTCGCTGCCGCGCGCCCGCCGAAGCAGCTGCCCTGCACCGACTCGCCCAACGTCGTAAGCCCGACCCAGGCGGCCGTCGCAAGAAGCGCGTCGATGCCCGTTACAGCGTTGAGGAGAGGGACGCAATCCGTGCCAAGGCCACGTCGCTGAACCTCAGCGGCGCTCACTACGTCGCCGCCGTCACCCTGGCCCACGTTGAAGGTGACCTCGCTGTGCCCGGCCAACGCACCCAGCTGGACGACTACATCGACGAGCTGACCGCCCTGCGTCGCGAGGTCGCCGCCATCGGCCACAACATCAACCAGATCGCCAAGAAGCTCAACTCCGGCGGCCATCCACACCCTGGGGACACCGCCGCCCTGGCCCAGGCCGAGCACACGCTGACCGCCGTCGGCGCCACGGTCCGCGACGTCGCGGCGGCCGCGAACCAGGCCGTCTCCAAGAAGGCGGCCCGATGATCGCGAAGATCGGCGGCGGCAAGGACACCGCCGGCCTGATCCGCTACCTCTTCGACACCAAGAAAGCCAAGGACCACACCGACCCGCACCTGGTGGCCTCCTGGGACGGCTTCGCCCCCGACCCCGGCCGCGCCAACGACTTCGACACCACGAAGAGACTCCTGGTGGCCGACCTCGACCTGCACGTCAAGCAGGCTCGGCGGCTCGGCCGCGCACCCGAGAAACACACCTGGCACTGCTCGATCCGGGCCGCCGAGACCGACCGCCACCTGAGCGACGAGGAGTGGGCCGACATCGCCCGCCGCGTCGTTGCCGCCACCGGCATCGCACCCGACCGCGATCCGGACGGCTGCCGCTGGGTCGCCGTACGCCACGCACCCGACCACATCCACATCGCCGCCACCAAAGTCCGCGGCGACCTGCGCACCGCACGCCACTGGAACGACTACCTCACCGCCGACCGCGAACTCGCAGCCATCGAGAAGGAATACGGCCTCCACCAAGTCGTGCGCGGGGACCGCACCGCCGCCAAACGGCCCACCCGCGCCGAGCAGGAGAAGGCCCGCCGCCAAGGACGCAAGACAACCTCACGCGAACAGCTGCGCACCACCGTCCGCCAGCTGGTGTCCATCGCCACCAGCCCGGAAGAGTTCCTCCGCCTCCTCGACAGTGTCGACGGGGTCCGCGTCGACGTCCAGCACTTCCCCTCCGGGGACATACGCAGCTACAAGGTCGCCGTCGAAGGCGACACCAACGCCGCCAGCGAGCCGGTCTGGTTCTCCGGCTCCCATCTCGCCCCCGACCTGTCCTTCCCCAAAATCCGCGAGCGCCTCACCGGCATCGAACCCCCACCAGCCACCGAGCCGGGCAGCCGACGCAAGCCGAACCTCTGGCACCAGGCCACCGCCGCGGCCGAACGCATCCCCCACCACCTCGACCACAGCGACGACACCGTCGCCCAGGCACACATCGCGGCCTTCGCCGAGGCCCTCGACATCCTGCCGCTGCTCGCCCCCGACCACCTGTTCCGGCAGCTCCAGCAGGCTGCCCTCGCGTTCGAACGCGCCTCCCGCTCCCGCATCCGGGACCAGCAGGACCAGGCCCGCGCCCTGCGCGGCGCCGTACGAGCGCTACGCACGACACCGGCCACCGGCGACGGGAGCGGGCTGGCGATGTTCCTCGACATCGCCGTCCTGGTCGTGATCGCCGCCACCCGCTGGCACCAGGCCCGCCACCATGACCAGCAGGTCGCCGCTGCCCAGCAGACCTTGGTCCACCTCCAAGCGGCCTACGAGCAGGCAGCGGCTCAACCACTGTCCGCCCTGGCTCAGCGCAGGCCACCTGCCCGCGCCGTGAAACGCCACGCCCGGCACCTACGAGCCGTCCTGCCCGACCACGCCGAGCAAGTCCTCGCAGACCCCGCCTGGCCGGCACTAGCCGCCACTCTCACCCAAGCCGAGATAGCAGGCCACGACCCCCAACAGCTCCTCCAGCACGCCGCCCGTCAGCGCTCACTGGACGACGCTCGCTCACCTGCCAGAACCCTGACCTGGCGCATCCAACGCCTCGGCACGAGGCCGGCACCCAGCGAGCAAGCGCGAGCCGCCCAAGCCGGCATGGCCGCGATCGGGCGACCGGGGCAGCCTGCTGCCTCTGCCAACCTTGCACCGAGCCTCGCCCACCAACCTGGCACGACAGCAGCACGTCGCCGACGCAGCTGATCCCTGGCGTAGGGGTCACGCGGCCACGGATCTGGACAGCCAACGGATGACACAGTGGCAGGCCCTGAAAGAACACGCAGATCACAGCGTCGGCGTACGCGGAGATCGAGGACTTACACGAAGTTGGTCGGGTAGGGGATCGGTTTCGTCGACGAATCTCATGGCGGATGGAGGGAAGCGCCGACGAGAGGCGTGTGGGGCCGCCCGCCCAGTGCAGGAGGTGGGCGGGGCGGCCGATGTACCGGATGGCCGGTCGGGCTAGACGACCGCGATGTCGTCGGCGGTCTTGGTCAGGAGTGCACTGTTCGCAGCGGCGTCGTGAGTGAGCATGAGTGACCGGTGAGGCAGCTGGCCAAGCTGCTCGACGAGAGCTGTGGTGTTATCTGATGCGGTGGCTGGGATGAGGCCGAAGATGTCCGGGTAGCGGTCCTCGGTCGTCGTGCTGAACACGTCGCTTTCGGTGAGGGCGCGGTCGTCTGCGAGCACAGCCGGAGACGCCTCGGGGTTGACCGTGGGGAAGAGCAGTCCGGCGGCTGTGGCTTCGGTGGCCAGGGTGAGGCCGAGCCAGGTGGCGAGCTGGTCGGGGAAGAACTGGGGCTTGAGTTC harbors:
- a CDS encoding DUF2637 domain-containing protein, with product MPKTGAIRFGIALLGTIGFVLSYDALWQMAVAAHIRPLFAIGFPLVIDGFIAIGIGTLLLVRTASKAARLYVWLLVSLATALSIWANALHAVRLNQQALGGGLQLNDWTVAVLSALPPLALAGAVHFYQIIQSDLALAADREDTDPVASGATSDVQLPTHLKVAGAPPEVAEDASHVADASAASPASDTEESDTVDTELLALARRAPRGRGGKASRRHIEDAVRSTGRTIGKDEAERVKDALQAELDEAAAAKPSETAPAAIAS
- a CDS encoding relaxase/mobilization nuclease domain-containing protein, with protein sequence MIAKIGGGKDTAGLIRYLFDTKKAKDHTDPHLVASWDGFAPDPGRANDFDTTKRLLVADLDLHVKQARRLGRAPEKHTWHCSIRAAETDRHLSDEEWADIARRVVAATGIAPDRDPDGCRWVAVRHAPDHIHIAATKVRGDLRTARHWNDYLTADRELAAIEKEYGLHQVVRGDRTAAKRPTRAEQEKARRQGRKTTSREQLRTTVRQLVSIATSPEEFLRLLDSVDGVRVDVQHFPSGDIRSYKVAVEGDTNAASEPVWFSGSHLAPDLSFPKIRERLTGIEPPPATEPGSRRKPNLWHQATAAAERIPHHLDHSDDTVAQAHIAAFAEALDILPLLAPDHLFRQLQQAALAFERASRSRIRDQQDQARALRGAVRALRTTPATGDGSGLAMFLDIAVLVVIAATRWHQARHHDQQVAAAQQTLVHLQAAYEQAAAQPLSALAQRRPPARAVKRHARHLRAVLPDHAEQVLADPAWPALAATLTQAEIAGHDPQQLLQHAARQRSLDDARSPARTLTWRIQRLGTRPAPSEQARAAQAGMAAIGRPGQPAASANLAPSLAHQPGTTAARRRRS